The nucleotide window CTGATGTCTTGATGATACCAATGGGAATCGCGAACCCTGACCGGGCATTGTGGTACGCATTCATCACAACAGCCGGATCTGTACTTGGAGCATTGCTGGGCTGGTACATCGGTAAAAAAGTTGGCCGTCCAATTCTGCGTTATTTTATAAAAGAAGAAAAAATTGCCCTAGTTGAAGGTTACTTTGAAAAGTACGGAGCGATGGCGATTTTAATAGCTGGATTCACTCCAATTCCATACAAAGTGTTCACGATTTTTTCCGGAATCTCCAATGTGAAGATTCCAACACTAATCATCTGGTCCATCATTGGACGAGGCCTGCGCTTCTTCCTGGAAGCAGCGATCATCGTTGCTCTTGGTGACAAAGCAATGCCATTCATCGAAGAAAACTTCGCGATGCTCACGATTATTTTAGGTGTCGTCGTGATTGTCGGATACCTGATTTACGCATATTTAAAAAGATCAAAGAAAGCATAACCGGGCGATTGCCCGGTTTTTTATTGTTTAACGACCCTCCTAATCATTCCATATACATCCCATTAAAGACATCATAAAGTCCCAAGCAATAATCCCTCTGCTCTCTCTTTATATCGATCAATTAAAAACACATTAACCTCTGAAAGCAATGTTGCCTGCATTGTTTACATAGACAACAATTGGGTAGATTAAAGTATGCTTGCTAGCTAGCTAAGGACTTTTTTCACAGGTATAAGCTTTGCTAGTTCTTGTTCTTATCTATACGCATCCAGAGCTCGCTTTGAAAGTCCAATTAAAATAAGGAGTGAGAAGTTTGAACAATTATTTTTATAATGGCTGGGACAGCATTCTTGGCAAGCTGCCAAATATGCTGATCGCGCTCGCAGTCCTTCTTGTCGGGTGGCTTGTCGCAAAATTAATCGAAAAAGCAGTTTATAAGGGGCTGCAGAAAACGAGCCTTGATAACAAGCTTTTTTCAAACGTAAATAATAAAAAGTACTCAGCGGAAAAGATCATCAGCAAGATTGTCTATATTTTAATTCTAGTATTTGTCTTCATCATGTTCCTGAATATCTTAGATTTATATGTTTTGACGGAGCCGCTCGTCGGAATGTTCTCAACGATTGCCGCAGCGATCCCGAACATACTGAAAGCAGGTTTGATTCTGTTATTTGCCTGGTTGATTGCATCAGGGCTGAAGTTCCTGATCCAAAAAGGCGGCAAGACGCTCGGTGTCCATGAAAAACTGAGCAAGTACAAGCTAACGGACGATAACCAGCAGACTACAAACGCAGTTGACACGGTTGCAAACATCGTCTTCTATCTTGTGTTGCTAATGGCGTTGCCGGCCGTATTATCCGCACTGAACCTGCATGGCGTTTCACAGC belongs to Mesobacillus subterraneus and includes:
- a CDS encoding YqaA family protein; this encodes MSEWIHAFEEWLLEFGSWGLFFVSFLESSFFPIPPDVLMIPMGIANPDRALWYAFITTAGSVLGALLGWYIGKKVGRPILRYFIKEEKIALVEGYFEKYGAMAILIAGFTPIPYKVFTIFSGISNVKIPTLIIWSIIGRGLRFFLEAAIIVALGDKAMPFIEENFAMLTIILGVVVIVGYLIYAYLKRSKKA